TTAGATGCATCTGTCTCCGTAGGTAAAAGCACTGGGGTGTGATGGCAGCACATCTCTTGCCACTTGGTTGGATGGCCTTGGTCTGCATGAATATCTGCCCAACTTTCTTGCCAGCGGCTACCGCACACTGGAGTGTGTTAAGAACCTGTGGGAACTGGAGATCATCAATGTAAGAGGCCACTGATTACTCAAATTATAAATGCATGCACTACGAGTAATTAAATGCATAAAGTAgcaaaaaaattacttttacttatttttttctactAACATTTTGCAATGTTTTATGACATTTTTCCCTTTCTGAGTccgaaaacattttttttcgaTAAAATGAATGTTacctaaaaatataattaagtAAGTATTAAGTATTTAACTGTGTCTACAATAGTCAGTGCTCACCCATTAATATTGTATGCGCTACTCTCCTTAGTACTTCTATATTTGTACCATTATGTTTACAGTTCAGTTGCTTGGGTCGTGTTTTATTTACCTTCATGTTTGAATAACAAAGCTGTCATGGCTGAGGTGGGTAGGTGAGCTAGTGACTAACACTGTGGCACCGCAAGGAGTGAGCATGCTCTGCTCATTGTTAAGGAAGAAAATCTTTAAAGTTAATATTTTTAAGCTGTCTTGCTGATGTTCATCAAGAGCATGCAATCATACAGGTCATTGTATTATATAAAGCTATTCTTTAACCAGGAAGTTAAATTCTTCAGATTCTGATTATATCTTTCATAAGAGTGTTGTGGGCTGACATAAGCAGGATTAACATAGCGTGTTTTCTAATGTCAGGTAAAACCATAGATGCAAGAAAAAACACTCTGCACCAGGAAAACATGCACTCAGGGACACAGAAACTATATTTTATAGCTCCAAAACTAATTTCAAAACGGTAGAGGAAatgtagtttgttttcgttTGTCACTTGTCATTCTGGCAATTGTTTTTAACACAGCTAGCATGAAGTTTTTTTGAGACTGAGAGgtctgtgtgagtgtttctGGATTCATTCGGTACATTAGAGAGAGCAgtctaaagaaactgaaaaaggtAAGTTTGTatgataatatattatattGCAATCATATTCTCAAATTATACATGCcctgtctgtaacatctgaaaataaaatataataaataataaaaacaaagatcgaccaaatggaccaatacggcaatgccacgatgatccatttggcaaagtaaatccattgggtatccttgttggtcttcagacaacaattctgatggctaaagaaccaaatgggacaggcgaaaaaaaaaaaaaaaaaaaaaaaaaattatacatgCCCGTCATAACTAAgactaaatgaaagaaaactaaaataaattgagacattttttaataataaataatcacaTAATCACTCACCATACCTTTTATACAAGACAAGAGTAATGAATATTGATTGTATTTAAATGTGACATTCAAAAATGGATATAGAATACAATTTAATAATCCTTTAGTTGTCCCACAGGGGGAAATTTGGTTggaacagcagcaaaaaaaaacacatatacaaacagaacAGGACACAGGACatagaacagaaacacacaaacatttttatatatttacatcaTGGACAATAGTTACCAAAGCAGTagtgtacagttattaaaattaaagtacAGATATATAGCATGTACTTGGAAAATAATTCagaaaacatttgatttaaGTTTGCCTTAGTTGATAATTAGTTGCTTTTGTATTAAGCTCTATGAACTTTTGAGGGTTTACAGTCCAGCACTGATTAACTCTGTGGATGGATGAAGTCGAGCCAGTTCTCATAGCCTTAATAACAAGGCCATCCTAATATGTGGCTCCCAACGAAGTTAAGCAGTACTTTAAAATGCTGAGCCGAAATATCAGAAATGCTTCGTGATGGAAGCATTTGCATAAAACTACAGCAGAGACAAAATCACCCCACAGTAATTAGTGGATAATTATCAGATGTGTGTAAATTAAGAGACAAAGTTGTGACTGATGACATGGAGAAATGTAATTTGGTTTTATCCGTATGGAAATAGTGTAACATTTTATGATAATTTGTAATTAGAGAGGCGGTCTTATTAATTTTGCCTAGAAACATGGGTGCAACATGTGTAGGAGGATTGATTTCTCAGATTGTGTGTACATGGAGAACAGTGTTTTTCTGACAGGTTTGAAACATTATTACTAGAATATGGAAGTAGAAAAACACATGATCATTAGTTAGAGATTTTTCAAGACggtgctctttttaaaaaataatttataatgaaatattgataATATTGGCTACATGTAAATTATCCAAATGGATTAATCTGCCTGTGATGACGATTTGCAAATAGCCATGGCCTTGTCTGCTGGAGTCACAAATCAAAGCGCTTAAGCAGTATTGAGCTGCAACAACTTTATAGGCATccttttgatgtttttccatTTGCCACTTGATACCTGGTTTATTCACATTGTATTCACATTTCACTTTTTATAACTGATGCTAGAGATCTTGCAAAGTGGAAGTTTATTGTTGATCAATTGCTTTAATATGAAAGCTGTGCAATGTCTGCAGCATTATCTCCTTTTTGCACTTTATAAGAAGGAGAAGCTTGTGTAAATTCAGTGTTATGATATCATCTTGCTCATGTGAAGAGCAAGAAACTCATAAAAAGGTAATTTACCATGAGAGAGTGGTGATCTCTTGCCTATATCATagtggatatatatatatatatatagtaaatGTCCAAACTAGAACATGTCTGAAGTGGGCTGTTTCCTTATGTATGCTGCATGTGAGAGATGACAACTGGAAAATATCCCAACTTGATTTTCCTAAAACTGTCCAAACTTCATATGTGAAAATAGGATAATCCAAACGTGTCATAGGGTTATGTTGCTGACATCGGAGCAGCAGAGACACAAGGGTTGTAAGAGTCAATACAAGCAAGTTTGTCAGACAGAATGTGATGAGACAGGAATGTGCGTTATATAAAGCAATACATAAATCCCATCTATATGCCAATACAATTttttgtgttgtgcagctgtCTGAATGCAGCCATCTCATTTGACCAAATGGTTGTCAATCAATCAACAGTATTGTGCATTTCCTTTGTTCACTGCAATAATGTGATCAATATTTCTTACTCTGAGAGAGGGTCTGACTGGATCACTGATGTATATGGAATCAAAATCTGTCTGTCAGTTTTTAATGTGGTGATAATGTTTCCGTGTTTTCTAATTTATAACAGATTGTgttgaaaatattatttatttttcttgttgtgACTCATAAAAAAATACCAGCAATGAGATGATCCAATATGGCTCATACGCAAAGACAGCACCGCAACAAAGCTGATACTGagtcatcatttttctttttgttttgtttttttttttgcacttctcactcagtttgtttgtgtgcatagttatgaaaaacacaaaaaactgtggCGGTAAATTAGCAGAAACCAGCAACAGCTGcagtcacagcagcagcagcagcagcagcaacagtcgAGCAGCAGCCAAGCATACTGTCCATGCAGTGTGTGAGAGATGGTGTCCAGCAGACTGCGATGCAGAAGGATGGGGGTGTGAGTGCAGGGCACATTACTTTCAGTGTGCAGAGTAGCAGAACTGCCTCTCAGCATCTGAACTCACTTTGCCCATCACATCTCCGACATCCTCCTCAGCGTCTCACTGCAAACAGCATCGAGCACTGAGATGATCTATGAGCTGGTTCCCTGTATAATCCCAAGGTGTTCTTTATTACTATTTAAATTCCGTCTCATTTCACAGGCCTCGTGCACACTGGCCTCACTGGGATTCTGCACATGGTTTTGATGAAAACAGCACCAGAAATCCAGCACACAAACCAGTTGCCTCTTCTGCCTCCGACTCCCACTGAATAAATAATTGAAGCTTTAGACAAAGAATCATATGAGCCTGTTATGGAATATTTTGTACCCGTGACATAATTGCAAATGTAACATTAATCACTCAACATCCACCTTTACTGGATGAGCATGAATGTTAATAGCCGATTATGCAAATTGTCAGTTTTGGGGTGATGGGTTTTGACTATATAAAATTAGCTTATTGTTCCTTTTGTGATGATTTGAGTCTCACTAGCTGCAGCggcctttgtaaaaaaaaaaagtttagcgAGACAGATGCTGTGGATAGACGAGCAGTGTTTTTATACTGTGAATGGCAAACACAGTGTGTATTTACATAGTGACACTGTTATGCTTTATCCTTTTCATATGTCACATGTTATCCTACATAAATCAGTAAagtcttgtgtgttttttaagcaCTATGTCCAAAAATGGGTCGTAAATTATAGAGCGTCCCGAGAAGGAGACAGTGCGGTACTTCAAGCTTACGGCAAAACAGATTGAGGTTGAATTATTGACGAGAGTCATTTCTGTTTGCCTGTGGATGCCTGCCAGTGAGGGGTGCTTGCCACCAACTCTgtgtcagtttattttgaatatAAAGTATCTATATTATTTTAGTCTAGATAAAGTCCTGTATGTAAGATATGGATCTAAGAGTACAGGAAAGTCTCATGCTATGCCCTGATGTTGTCCTCTCTAGGTTATTAAGGTTGGTCCTCTGGGTCACAGGAAGAGGATCATTGCCTCTCTAGCAGAGAGACCCTACGAAGAGGCTCCATCTAAGTCCCGTCGTCTGTCCCCAATTATGGTAATGCATTTCATATTTTCTCACATTTTCTCTAGAATTCACAAAAATACGGTCAGCTCTAAAAGATGgaagatgtttttatttaaagcacCAGCCAGACTGCAGCAGTGTTAGTGCTGCTATTTAACCACTGTCGACACTTATTCGATTAATAGATCAGATATGCTTAATGTGCTTAGTAAGAAGGATAGCTCTGCTCATACCCTCGGTATAACACACATATTGTGTCACTCTTGTCTgttatgagatttttttttccctcagcatgtttaGCCTCGTTCCTGTGTgctgttatattttagtttatttttttcttactctACAACAATCCAGACAGAGCTGAAGTGTAAAGCAGCATGGCACGGTTGAGCTGTTTTTCTATACCGACATCATTTTGTGAGAAAATggatcctttttctttttgcagcggaAATCTAATTTTGGAATGAGATTCTTCAATATCATTATGTTCACAACAGTTAAATACTGAGGGCTGATTTCCCAGGCAGATTAAACTGGGCTAAAAAGAATTGAGAATCTCCATGGAAGAGGCTCTTTTTGTCGAGGATTAGGCTTGGATGTAGATCAGGAAAACCAGCCTGTGTAGACAGTGCTTTCAAATCattaatctgtgtgtgtgtgtgtgtgtgtgtgtgtgtgtgtgtgtgtgtgtgtgtgtgtgtgtgtgtgtgtgtgtgtgtgtgtgtgtgtgtgtgtgtgtggatgcgtATGGCAGTTCCATGACCTCCTATCCCAGACCACATCTCCCCTGAGTCAGCTGGACCCCTACACCAGTCGCTCCATGGACATGCTCCTTCCCCTGACCGAGTCAGATCGGAGGCGAAGAGGAGTTGACCAAGACTGTAGTGTATCTCTGCGTTCTTATAGCGAGAGGCCACGTTCTGTAGTGAGTGCCACCTTCTTTTACCTAAATGCTTTTCTCCAACAATGTCTGTAGCTTTCAGCAGATGCAGGAGCACAATcaggcacaaagaaatgacaaagatgcaaagaaaacagcctgTTCTCTGTTTCCGCACACAGAAAACCATTGACAATAAGTCAGTCAGATTAATTGCAAGCCTTTTCTACAAACCCTTGTTTGACCTTCAATCTAACATACATAATATTTACAGTATATTTAGTCTTTCTAGCCATAGGTTTGACATCATTTGTCTTATCCAGTGTCTAACATTTGGGTTTTTCTTGGTACTGAGGCTCATATTATTTCCTGCTTGTTATCAAGTAGAAATAACTTTGGGGGTATTGGTATTCCGTTTTAAATAATCACAtcactctgacctcttctttcttttttaaataaataaaagaaacaaataaataaatgctgccGAAAGTTAAATGTGTTGTGCTGGTCCGGATGTAAAACGAAGTTTTGCATTGAAGGGTGGATGTGCAGAGTGATTGATTAAAGCAAAATGTAACTAGAACCAGTGAAAAAAGCAGAGGTGCATTCAAGGTTGTTGGGTTTTTACATTGTATTTTTGCTGCGTAGCCAGGTCTAAGCAGAGATGTTCAGACATCCTTCCACTCAGCCACCTCCTACAGCTCTTGCTTAGTCCTTAATCTTGGAGATATATAAACTCTCCAgtatgtcctgggtctgcctgaGGCTCTCCTCTTGATTAGACATACCTGATAAACCTCAACTAGGAGATGTCCTGGAGATATCCTGATCAGCTCATACCACCTTGTGGCTCTAATCTTAAGGATGTGCTCAGATGTACGTAGAAAATACAGTCGATGGAAAGTTTTGGAAACCCACATTTTGGAGCTGACATTTTGAATCAATATAGTTGGAAAACTCAATGTCATATTTAATCATCTGTCTGATATTTTCTCCCTGTCCAAATAAACATTTGAAGCACTGCTGATTCTTAATGAACAAAAACTTGAGTTTATttcttatatataaatatgtgtaaTTTTAGCTAATTAAGCTAATCTTAACTTCCATTAAGTCCCCAAACTGATAAATAGAATATAGAAAAtatgtgtaaaatataaaaaaaataaattgatgaTCATTGTGATGAAGTAGTctaaggaagaaaaaacaaaaaagacatgaaGTGCcattgagcattttttttttttttgtagactaTTGTTTCTTCTTTAAGAGAAGAAACCAAGAATAACACAGTGATCAAATCTTAGCATTTGTTAAAGGTCAAACTACAacacaaacagtgaagctggcaTAGCTGCTTTCTGACTCACTGAGGCCAATCTGGAAGCACACGGGAGCATCCACAAATAAGGAAAGGGAATATGGTACCACTGCTGTATAAAAATCAATACTTACAATTTCCATAAAATCTTAGTGTGTAATGATCATCATAAGTATATTTTACTCTGACAGTGATTCATGAAAGCACTGAGCACAGCCTACACTGACCTTAAGGCCCAGCATGCATAATATTTATTCGTTTCCTAGCATAAAAGACTTGCATTAAACTGCTGACCAGACATCTGCCTTCACACTAATGTTCAGCGGTCAGAAACCCTTTACCTTGCCAACTTGATGGATGCACAAATTAGTATTTGAAATGAGTGTGGTTACAAAGATCCTGCAAAACATtgaaaaaatagcattttatcCCCTTTAATATCTACAAAAATTGAACACAAGGCAGAGAATATTTTGTTCTTGGATCAGTCTGTTCTCTTCATTGCATTTAGCAGCCTGTTCATTTgcatctgcaggacagacacagCGACCGGCATAAAGAGTCTCGTCTAAACCTCCGGCCGCCGAGCCACTCTGCTACCTATGCCACGGTCTCCGCCTGGCATCACCAGCCTGAGAAACTCATTCTGGACTCCTGCGGGTACGAGGCAACAGTAAGTCACTTTTACTGTCTTCAGCATAGATGCCAGAATATGCTGTAAATATGTTATAGATGGACTATTAAACACTATTAAACAAGAAATAGTGTAGAACACTTTTATTCAAATACATCCTGTGCTTGCGATGGCCCGTCTGTGTCTGTAGTTGATTTCGTTTGCCAGCACCaacttttaaatcattttttaaattgtgttttgacTCTTTCCTCTAGTATCTAGGATCATTGATAATCAGGGATCTACGAGGGATTGAGTCCACACAAGATGCCTGTGCAAAAATTAGGGTAAGTATTTGCCAATGTCCTTCTAAGAGCAAATGTAAAAGCCATCGTGGTAACACCCAACGCTGACGCGTGGTTGGGGAGAGAGCTATAACTTTATGTATAGAATAACCAGttaaacatactttttttttttaaatttgaaaaaattGGTGGTATTTTCCCAAAATAAGGtttaaaaagcctttttttttcttacaggttCTTGccggttgatttttttttttactaatttaattTACATTGTGGGCAAACACCATGCTAGTTCATGCCATCAAtccaataataaataaatttttaagtccactaaaatacaataaagtaaCAACTAGATGTATCTGGCAGCAAACAGCTGAAACTAAACCTTTAACTTGCTTTCATGTGAGCAGCAATACTGTTGGTTCATGATCTGTGTTCAGGTTATTATAAAGGAGATGATCAGGCATATTGGTTCAAAAGAGCTGATGTTCGGGGGTTGGGAGGCAGTCGTCTGCTGCGACTGGTGAAAACATGAGgggaaagaagagagaaaaaagaagtatGAAACAGGACAAAGCCTAAATTGTAATaacaataactgaaaagtgtttttatccGTCATAACAATTAATAAACTCCCCAAAACaggcagtgattttttttctttattctcactTATTCTTTTTGTATCTATTCCAGAAATCCAAGGACTCCAAAAAGGGTCCAGTTGTCATACTGTCCATTACCTATAGAGGTGTTAAGTTCATCGATGCAGCCACAAAGGTAATGGGAATTATTGATTATTGACCTGTCCAATGCAAACACTGCTGTCGACTTTCTCACTGTCCATTAGTGGTTGATTCCCATTTAGCGCTCACTTCATTCCTGTCTTCATTAGACTATAGTAGCAGAACATGAGATCAGGAACATCTCATGTGCCGCGCAAGACCCAGATGACCTCTGCACATTTGCATACATTACCAAGGATCTGAAGAGCGGCCACCACTTCTGTCATGTCTTCAGCACTGTGGAAGTGGTGAGTAACATCAGCCCTGTGATTGATTTAATAGAATTAGAACTATAAGCATAATACACTGTAATTATgctaatatattaaaataatccaCTACAGACAGCCCCATATTTTCATATCATTGTGGAACATTTTGCAAATTTTGGggtaaataaagaaagaaaaccaaaatgtcCCATTGTAGGACGTCATATATCCTGCAGTTAAACCTGCCTTGAGCATCCTATGGATTATTTTCTTGATTGGCTCATCAAATAGCTTGATTAAAGACCCACTCCTGCTATGCATGGCATTTCCATGCACAAGCACAAATTATGTTGTCATTTGAGTCGAAAGGTCTGTTAAAAGGTCAGCAGTGAGGTTTCATTTTTGGCAGCTCGACCACTGTGGGGGCACTTTAACTGCAGGGAAAAAATTTTTGtttgtgggtttgtttgtttttttttaatgaactgcATTGAAAAAGATCTTTACAGGAccaaaaaaaacactgctgagCCTCGATTATTTATACTTCACACAGTTCCTCCATGCACAGAATGTCAGATTAAAAACTGCTTTAGCTTTTCTCTGTAAATGCATCATATTTAAACAAGAGCCTGTGGATAATTATACAAAGTAATTATCCTAAAAATGTGAAGAGCAGCGCTTTTGTGTGCTGCGAATTTGCTGAAAACAAGTGTTTGCTAACCAAATTGAATAGTGGTTAACTCAAAACAAATACTGTAACACGTTCAGAAGACTTTTTTAGTCCAAGCTTTGTAGCGTAACTAATACAAGGTGcttagttgtgtttttttatggaAATTAAATGTTTACTGAGCACACAAGCAAAGTGCATAAagattttgtctttgttgtgtgCGGTCATTTAAAGTCAGCtgttaaaaagttgtttttgccTGCTTTGCTTTTCGTCACATATTTCAGTACAATGAATCTTTATTttccactcacacagacacagacctaCGAGATCATCCTAACGCTGGGACAGGCATTTGAGGTGGCTTATCAGATGGCGATTCAGTCCAGGGCGAGACACTACATGCCTCCTTCATCTCTGGGCTCTGAGGTCATAGACACCAAAACCAGCCGTCCTGTATCTCAGTCCTGGAGCAGCATGCGAAGATCAGCAGTGAGTACCAGCCTATAAAACCTTAAGAAAATCGTGGCGAACGTGTGCATCTCTGAGTGCATTTGAGTGGTGAGGTTGCTCTACACGTTAAAACCAAAGCGGGTGTGAAGGAACATATTGTGCAGTCATACTTCAAAATAGGTAGACAGACCCTGTGACCCACTTTTTCTCCACTGCTGAACCCCTAATGGGCCACCTACAAAGGAGGATTTGCTGTGCGTGTGGTAGAAAGTGATGAGTCATTACTTTGCTCTGTGAGTCACTCCAATCAGAGGAGACTTTCTTTTTGTGCATATGTGAAGCGTGATGAATGATTCCTTTTATTTGTTGCTAACAGTGGGGTGGGAGGAGGTGTGTGATTTCCTCTGGGATTTTTCTAAGCTTGTGCACAGCCTCGTTGGTCGGAACCACCCGCTGCTTCCTCACTTCTGATTGAGTGTGCTGCATAAATGTTCAGGTATACCCTGAGCATTGATGTATTGACCTTTCAGGCTGCATATAATAAGCactcagtgatcactgtcaccTGAGAGCGCTGCACAGCCACCACTAGgagcatgcacgcacacacactgctggACCACTTGCTTATTCAGAGACACAAATCACATTGTTTTACTACCTGCCTGCAAGGATAATATATGGAGTGATCACAGAGCTGCATAATGAGCCTGCTGGTTGTTTAAGTTTTAGATGAgaagagtgggggggggggctgattTCTGTCAGCTGCGATTTGTTTTAATACACTTCGCTGCTACCAAGTGAAGTGAAACAAAAACTGTGACAATCATGAAGGTTTCTTATGTATTTTACCTAAGAAGAGATTGACTGTTTGCTAAGCCCTGTCCTCTGTAGTTTGCATAAAGACAATATttcctaaaacaaaaaatatttatcaacTGTTACTGTCAGGTTTTTCCCCCCTCtggttttaaaacaaaaatattgtaaaggaaTCTTAAGTATGCatctcaaaatgaaaaaaaaaaaaagtccagtgtATGCCCATTGGCCAGATTCGTTAATGGCTGTTTCCCTTAAAGAAATCCAGTTGCGATTGGTCGGTGTATTTCTTACGCCAGGAAAAGCCCCACCCTACTATTATCATTAAAATACATAGTTATCAGAAATAATGCAGTGACTAAAACATATGTCATTAGATGACATGTATACATTACTGTTATTGGGTTAAATAGTACTCAATGACATGACATATTAGGAAACCAAAATATTTGAGTGTTTGCCCATTTAGTGTCAGAGCTttgaaataaagcagaaaatggTAAACATAAGTGAAAACAACTGTTAAACCAGTGTGCTAAGACAGATTCAAAAGCTGCACACCTCTGGCTCAATTTCACAAACTTCGCCAGCTCATCATCTatgcacaaatattttttgttgtgtCTAAAGCTAGCTAACCCTAGTATTTTATCTGTGCTGTGGATAGAATATTTCTAAAAATGCTTTACAAAGATTCCACTGTTAATTAGCGTGATGATCAAATGTTGCTTACTTGAGTAACTTTAGCTGGAGTGTAAATGTGCCCATATTCAATAAAGAAAAGGGCCTAGCCAGTAATGTTAACCTTTGACAGACCCCAGGATGCACTCAGTAAAGGAACAGTGCAAAGTGGATTTCTTAATAATGATGTATGTTCTTGAGTTTCTTGGCTTTGGGAATAAGTTTGTAAtctttggtgtgtttgtttgctttttaaattggAATATAGGAACAACACTGATGCAACCTTCATAGCTGTTTCCAGTATATAATCGCTTCACCGGGATCACTGACAAATATTGATATGTGAATTTGAACAATTTATAGAAATACTGTTACCCTGGACAGTTAATTTCTCAAATCAGATGCATGCACAGTTATTGTAGGTTTGTAGGTACTAAACTAGTCTTCTGGGCATGCTGCTGATTTctttaaacagtaaaaacactCGTAAATGAATTCCTCACACTTTGCTCCATCTTTACTATAGCCACATGCACGCCACTTGAGCAAGTGGAGAAATCCAACGCTTCACAGACCTGCCATATGGAGGGCCAAAAATGACACaagtataaataaatactgcCATGCCTAGCTGGAGCTACTAAGCTATAATTGGACCGTCAGTATTCATGGACAGGGTTAAGTAAACAGTCAATGACAAGAAAACTCAAAGATGCTGAGAAATTTGCCCTCTTGAGCTTTAAGGACAGATAATGAACTGCTCGTTCTGCTGCTTC
This DNA window, taken from Astatotilapia calliptera chromosome 5, fAstCal1.2, whole genome shotgun sequence, encodes the following:
- the anks1ab gene encoding ankyrin repeat and SAM domain-containing protein 1A isoform X5; the protein is MGLSQSFTNGACGKALDQPVGDWLEHVGLPQYESKLLLNGFDDLRFMGSNVMEDQDLRDIGITDPGHRKKILHAARNLPKVKALGCDGSTSLATWLDGLGLHEYLPNFLASGYRTLECVKNLWELEIINVIKVGPLGHRKRIIASLAERPYEEAPSKSRRLSPIMFHDLLSQTTSPLSQLDPYTSRSMDMLLPLTESDRRRRGVDQDCSVSLRSYSERPRSVDRHSDRHKESRLNLRPPSHSATYATVSAWHHQPEKLILDSCGYEATYLGSLIIRDLRGIESTQDACAKIRKSKDSKKGPVVILSITYRGVKFIDAATKTIVAEHEIRNISCAAQDPDDLCTFAYITKDLKSGHHFCHVFSTVEVTQTYEIILTLGQAFEVAYQMAIQSRARHYMPPSSLGSEVIDTKTSRPVSQSWSSMRRSAVLLLPRVPLCSNAAAVTVTRVLPTVLPSSRCTLLALESRSTPWRWTQTCSPWAAPPGSWTSGTPTGALSAPSTRPPYSEAGLPQPPLCTPLYFPLPLHLVLYLSLTLTHIYM
- the anks1ab gene encoding ankyrin repeat and SAM domain-containing protein 1A isoform X1; protein product: MAECTPDVNPTNVIQNPEADIKELSEVSAESASAGAAKVRPADAGLIRSLSKSDSDLLASPLGEEDGGLVGRSGSVSNCSSGQPSMERMPSFASEWDEIEKIMNLIGAGIETSKNKQPIPSSDGACGKALDQPVGDWLEHVGLPQYESKLLLNGFDDLRFMGSNVMEDQDLRDIGITDPGHRKKILHAARNLPKVKALGCDGSTSLATWLDGLGLHEYLPNFLASGYRTLECVKNLWELEIINVIKVGPLGHRKRIIASLAERPYEEAPSKSRRLSPIMFHDLLSQTTSPLSQLDPYTSRSMDMLLPLTESDRRRRGVDQDCSVSLRSYSERPRSVDRHSDRHKESRLNLRPPSHSATYATVSAWHHQPEKLILDSCGYEATYLGSLIIRDLRGIESTQDACAKIRKSKDSKKGPVVILSITYRGVKFIDAATKTIVAEHEIRNISCAAQDPDDLCTFAYITKDLKSGHHFCHVFSTVEVTQTYEIILTLGQAFEVAYQMAIQSRARHYMPPSSLGSEVIDTKTSRPVSQSWSSMRRSAVLLLPRVPLCSNAAAVTVTRVLPTVLPSSRCTLLALESRSTPWRWTQTCSPWAAPPGSWTSGTPTGALSAPSTRPPYSEAGLPQPPLCTPLYFPLPLHLVLYLSLTLTHIYM
- the anks1ab gene encoding ankyrin repeat and SAM domain-containing protein 1A isoform X3 translates to MAECTPDVNPTNVIQNPEADIKELSEVSAESASAGAAKVRPADAGLIRSLSKSDSDLLASPLGEEDGGLVGRSGSVSNCSSGQPSMERMPSFASEWDEIEKIMNLIGAGIETSKNKQPIPSSDGACGKALDQPVGDWLEHVGLPQYESKLLLNGFDDLRFMGSNVMEDQDLRDIGITDPGHRKKILHAARNLPKVKALGCDGSTSLATWLDGLGLHEYLPNFLASGYRTLECVKNLWELEIINVIKVGPLGHRKRIIASLAERPYEEAPSKSRRLSPIMFHDLLSQTTSPLSQLDPYTSRSMDMLLPLTESDRRRRGVDQDCSVSLRSYSERPRSVDRHSDRHKESRLNLRPPSHSATYATVSAWHHQPEKLILDSCGYEATYLGSLIIRDLRGIESTQDACAKIRKSKDSKKGPVVILSITYRGVKFIDAATKTIVAEHEIRNISCAAQDPDDLCTFAYITKDLKSGHHFCHVFSTVEVTQTYEIILTLGQAFEVAYQMAIQSRARHYMPPSSLGSEVIDTKTSRPVSQSWSSMRRSAGAPLLECRCCHCHTCTTHRPSFLPLHSVSPGVQIDPLEMDPDMQSLGSTTWLLDQRDANRRPVSTNLSCLTRHLPL
- the anks1ab gene encoding ankyrin repeat and SAM domain-containing protein 1A isoform X4, coding for MAECTPDVNPTNVIQNPEADIKELSEVSAESASAGAAKVRPADAGLIRSLSKSDSDLLASPLGEEDGGLVGRSGSVSNCSSGQPSMERMPSFASEWDEIEKIMNLIGAGIETSKNKQPIPSSDGACGKALDQPVGDWLEHVGLPQYESKLLLNGFDDLRFMGSNVMEDQDLRDIGITDPGHRKKILHAARNLPKVKALGCDGSTSLATWLDGLGLHEYLPNFLASGYRTLECVKNLWELEIINVIKVGPLGHRKRIIASLAERPYEEAPSKSRRLSPIMFHDLLSQTTSPLSQLDPYTSRSMDMLLPLTESDRRRRGVDQDCSVSLRSYSERPRSVDRHSDRHKESRLNLRPPSHSATYATVSAWHHQPEKLILDSCGYEATYLGSLIIRDLRGIESTQDACAKIRKSKDSKKGPVVILSITYRGVKFIDAATKTIVAEHEIRNISCAAQDPDDLCTFAYITKDLKSGHHFCHVFSTVEVTQTYEIILTLGQAFEVAYQMAIQSRARHYMPPSSLGSEVIDTKTSRPVSQSWSSMRRSAIDPLEMDPDMQSLGSTTWLLDQRDANRRPVSTNLSCLTRHLPL
- the anks1ab gene encoding ankyrin repeat and SAM domain-containing protein 1A isoform X2, producing the protein MAECTPDVNPTNVIQNPEADIKELSEVSAESASAGAAKVRPADAGLIRSLSKSDSDLLASPLGEEDGGLVGRSGSVSNCSSGQPSMERMPSFASEWDEIEKIMNLIGAGIETSKNKQPIPSSDGACGKALDQPVGDWLEHVGLPQYESKLLLNGFDDLRFMGSNVMEDQDLRDIGITDPGHRKKILHAARNLPKVKALGCDGSTSLATWLDGLGLHEYLPNFLASGYRTLECVKNLWELEIINVIKVGPLGHRKRIIASLAERPYEEAPSKSRRLSPIMFHDLLSQTTSPLSQLDPYTSRSMDMLLPLTESDRRRRGVDQDCSVSLRSYSERPRSVDRHSDRHKESRLNLRPPSHSATYATVSAWHHQPEKLILDSCGYEATYLGSLIIRDLRGIESTQDACAKIRKSKDSKKGPVVILSITYRGVKFIDAATKTIVAEHEIRNISCAAQDPDDLCTFAYITKDLKSGHHFCHVFSTVEVTQTYEIILTLGQAFEVAYQMAIQSRARHYMPPSSLGSEVIDTKTSRPVSQSWSSMRRSAVLLLPRVPLCSNAAAVTVTRVLPTVLPSSRCTLLALESRSTPWRWTQTCSPWAAPPGSWTSGTPTGALSAPTCPVLPGIYHCEAL